From a single Bacteroidia bacterium genomic region:
- a CDS encoding polysaccharide deacetylase family protein: MKKLLPALVLSLFLLFSCAKEEYVGQTEITQWQYGKKAAVSLTYDDGTINQFRKALPLMDKLGFPATFYIITGNIPEATYNGTFIGRPTEEIIKETATIPTDPTNLFERASAIGFLGLKGSLAYHTQAGELVDQGKIEEACKVIDEAYQKVRTKAFEPAVAGKDDPTRDRLTWEEVRQVAANGHEFGSHTVTHPRLAVLDETNMLYELEKSKEEIIKQIGPEHTFSAECPYGTENERVMEYALNIYPSLRNRMPEPFLEEFNRDSKATPGTSDKAYVQWQRGPHTDTPMEMMKSWVDTILTHDNNWLVLVFHGVDGIGWQAKPIAEFEEYFGYMKEKESDLWIATFRDVTKYMREKMNTAIETANKDNNIRITLKSDLDPSMYNIPLTLKTYVPSGWEKITIAQGETRQSVTPEKDDTGNFVMYQANPSGGDVVIAESK, from the coding sequence ATGAAAAAATTACTACCTGCTCTTGTGCTTTCGCTTTTCCTGCTTTTCTCCTGCGCAAAGGAGGAATACGTAGGCCAGACTGAAATAACCCAATGGCAGTACGGCAAAAAGGCAGCCGTTTCCCTTACCTATGACGATGGCACGATCAATCAGTTTCGCAAAGCGCTGCCGCTGATGGACAAGCTTGGCTTTCCCGCTACTTTTTACATTATCACCGGCAATATTCCCGAAGCAACTTACAACGGTACATTTATCGGAAGGCCGACGGAGGAAATTATAAAGGAAACCGCCACCATTCCGACTGACCCAACCAATCTCTTCGAACGGGCCTCCGCCATTGGCTTTCTGGGACTGAAAGGATCACTTGCCTACCATACCCAGGCGGGCGAACTGGTAGATCAGGGAAAAATAGAAGAAGCCTGTAAAGTCATCGACGAAGCTTATCAGAAAGTGCGGACCAAAGCCTTCGAACCAGCCGTAGCAGGCAAAGACGACCCCACCCGCGACCGGCTCACGTGGGAGGAAGTCAGGCAGGTTGCGGCAAATGGCCATGAGTTTGGCAGCCATACCGTTACCCATCCACGGCTGGCGGTGCTCGATGAAACCAATATGCTGTACGAGTTGGAAAAAAGTAAGGAAGAAATTATCAAACAAATTGGCCCCGAACATACATTTTCTGCCGAATGCCCTTACGGAACTGAAAACGAGCGGGTGATGGAGTACGCACTCAACATTTACCCTTCGCTCCGAAACCGTATGCCCGAACCCTTTTTGGAAGAGTTCAACCGCGATTCGAAAGCCACACCCGGCACTTCAGATAAAGCCTATGTACAGTGGCAGCGCGGCCCACACACTGACACACCGATGGAAATGATGAAATCGTGGGTGGATACGATTCTGACACATGACAACAACTGGCTGGTACTGGTTTTTCATGGCGTCGATGGCATCGGTTGGCAGGCAAAACCCATTGCAGAATTTGAAGAATATTTTGGCTATATGAAAGAGAAGGAAAGCGACTTGTGGATTGCGACTTTCCGGGACGTAACCAAATATATGCGCGAAAAAATGAACACAGCGATAGAGACCGCAAATAAAGATAACAATATCCGAATCACTCTGAAAAGCGATCTCGACCCGTCGATGTACAATATTCCCCTGACCCTGAAAACCTATGTGCCTTCAGGTTGGGAAAAGATCACTATAGCGCAGGGAGAAACCCGGCAATCCGTTACCCCGGAGAAAGATGATACGGGAAATTTTGTGATGTATCAGGCAAATCCCTCCGGAGGAGATGTTGTGATTGCTGAAAGCAAATAA
- a CDS encoding DUF2911 domain-containing protein has translation MKKLLLLFVISSLLPLAMVAQSLRGLDKSPLDIAYFPDNFAHDRKAGEKAIIKVTYSRPAKNGRDVFGQLVPYGKVWRTGANEATEIKVYQTITLGDQKLKRGTYSLFTLPGETEWEIIISKDLDYWGAYSYEQSHDVFRTKVPAGKSDQTVENFTIQFKLLGTGKAVMTLAWDKTIVEVPVSF, from the coding sequence ATGAAAAAACTCCTCCTTCTGTTTGTCATTTCTTCGCTTCTGCCGCTTGCTATGGTGGCGCAGTCGCTCCGCGGTCTCGATAAAAGTCCGCTCGACATCGCCTATTTCCCCGACAACTTCGCGCACGACCGCAAAGCCGGCGAAAAAGCCATTATCAAAGTAACCTATAGCCGCCCTGCCAAAAATGGGCGTGATGTATTCGGACAGCTTGTTCCCTACGGCAAAGTATGGCGCACCGGAGCCAATGAAGCTACGGAAATCAAAGTCTATCAAACCATTACCCTCGGCGACCAAAAGCTGAAACGGGGTACCTACTCGCTCTTCACCCTTCCGGGCGAAACGGAATGGGAAATCATCATTAGTAAAGACCTTGACTACTGGGGCGCATACAGCTACGAACAAAGCCATGATGTATTCCGCACCAAAGTTCCCGCCGGGAAATCCGACCAGACGGTCGAAAATTTTACCATTCAGTTTAAACTTCTCGGTACTGGTAAAGCAGTGATGACTCTGGCCTGGGATAAAACAATCGTCGAAGTCCCGGTTTCTTTCTGA
- a CDS encoding tetratricopeptide repeat protein, with translation MNPALMENDLLIISDYLAGDLSEADKSVVETRIQTDADFATLFREQQLRVNIFRASARAEEKIRMKDVLRTDTRVRTISRPMWIASAVAAAIALLILVWVSPWKKEVTAEQLAMNYLDSYPLSVPRGAGADSVLKDSAYRYYQAGEYALATPLLQDMYADSAEPQTGLLLGECLSQTGRYKEATEIFTILAQDSPFRDAAQWRLALNQLLGGETEAARQTLTEISGSSHYRSAQADSLLNLMGE, from the coding sequence ATGAACCCCGCCCTTATGGAAAATGACCTTTTGATTATATCGGACTACCTGGCTGGCGACCTTTCGGAGGCAGATAAATCAGTAGTTGAAACAAGGATTCAGACGGATGCTGATTTTGCAACCCTGTTTCGTGAGCAACAGTTGCGGGTCAATATTTTTCGCGCTTCGGCCAGAGCCGAAGAAAAGATCCGGATGAAAGATGTGCTTCGCACAGATACCAGGGTGCGAACGATTTCCCGTCCGATGTGGATTGCCAGTGCAGTAGCTGCTGCTATCGCCCTGCTGATTCTTGTCTGGGTTTCTCCCTGGAAAAAAGAAGTTACCGCAGAGCAACTGGCGATGAACTACCTGGACTCCTATCCGCTTTCTGTTCCCCGTGGTGCGGGAGCCGACTCGGTGCTGAAAGATTCTGCCTACCGGTATTATCAGGCAGGAGAATATGCACTGGCCACTCCCCTGCTTCAGGATATGTATGCCGATAGTGCCGAACCCCAGACCGGCCTCCTTCTGGGCGAATGCCTGAGCCAGACCGGGCGATACAAAGAAGCGACAGAGATATTTACCATCCTGGCCCAGGATTCACCTTTCAGAGATGCCGCGCAGTGGCGGCTGGCCCTCAACCAGTTGCTCGGCGGGGAGACAGAGGCCGCACGCCAGACCCTGACGGAGATCAGCGGCAGCTCGCATTACCGCTCAGCCCAGGCAGACAGTTTGTTGAATCTGATGGGGGAGTAG
- a CDS encoding sigma-70 family RNA polymerase sigma factor — MNQELFERLVRQIRSGEDSGLRLVFQETNRYCVRTLIKKTSCEMADAEDIFMDAMLIFRENILSGKLVQLTNIKTYMFGICWNLWRDLNRAKNRWGNPESEIERQFFLLSAHDPQKEEEDKEWIKEQVSRVKSALMSLGEKCRQLLTYVYIEERPQKEIAQMMNFASPEVVKVTRHRCYQQWVKLIEQNEPRPYGK; from the coding sequence ATGAACCAAGAATTATTTGAGCGACTGGTCAGACAGATACGAAGCGGAGAGGACAGCGGGCTGCGGCTTGTTTTTCAGGAGACCAACCGCTATTGTGTCAGGACCTTAATCAAGAAGACCAGTTGTGAAATGGCTGATGCTGAAGATATTTTTATGGATGCAATGTTGATCTTTCGGGAAAATATTCTGTCGGGGAAACTGGTGCAACTGACGAATATAAAAACATATATGTTTGGTATATGCTGGAACCTCTGGCGAGACCTCAACCGGGCAAAAAACCGGTGGGGGAATCCGGAAAGTGAGATTGAACGCCAGTTTTTCCTTCTCTCCGCTCATGACCCACAAAAGGAAGAAGAGGATAAAGAATGGATAAAAGAACAGGTAAGCCGGGTAAAATCAGCCCTTATGAGCCTGGGAGAAAAGTGCAGACAACTCCTCACGTATGTTTATATAGAAGAAAGGCCTCAGAAAGAAATCGCCCAAATGATGAATTTTGCCAGTCCGGAAGTGGTCAAAGTTACCCGCCACCGCTGCTATCAGCAATGGGTAAAACTAATCGAACAAAATGAACCCCGCCCTTATGGAAAATGA